The following is a genomic window from Amycolatopsis sp. BJA-103.
GTTCGAGAAGGCCACCGGCGACTCGTTCTGGGGGCAGGTCCGCACCCGGCAGGAGCAGGCCGTCACCCAGCTCCAGCAGCAGTACGCGCCGAAGACCGGGCTGATCCCGGACTTCGTCGTCAACACCAACTCCACGCCGAAGCCCGCCCCGTTCGACTTCCTCGAGGGCAAGGACGACAAGTACAGCTACAACGCCTGCCGTGACCCGTGGCGCCTCGGCGTCGACGGTGTCACCGTCTCGGGCAGCCCGGCGCAGGGCCAGGTGCGGAAGATGAACACCTGGATCCAGCAGACGACCGGCGGCGACCCGGCCAAGATCACCACCGGCTACACGCTGTCGGGCGCCAAGATCTCGGGCGAGACGGGTCAGCATCCCTGCTTCACCGCGTCGTTCGCCATCGCTGCGATGAACGACCCGGGCAGCCAGGCCTGGCTGGACAAGCTGTGGACCCGTGTCACCACGTGGACGCCGAACGCCACGGACTACTACGGCACCGGCATCACCGTGCAGGTCCTGCTCATCCTCTCCGGTAACTACATCGCTGTCTGACCTCCCGTGAAGGCCCCCTTCCCTCGACTGAGCAGAGGGAAGGGGGCCTTCACGCGCGCTACGGACACCCACCGGACAAGATTTCAACTATCAGTTGACCTCTTCAACAGGCAGTTGTAGCGTCGGCGACCATCCGAAGCCTGTGGAGGTCCGTCATGCCGTCGACGCCGCACACCCAGACCCGAACCTGGCGCTTGGCCGTGCTCACCGGCCTGGCCGCACTCGTCACCGCGGCCTGCGGAGGCGGGCCCGACGGGGCAGGCGGCCAGGAACCCGCGGCACCGGGGGCGCCCGCCGCGATCCCGGACACGACCGCCCTGATCGAGTCCGTCCAGAAGGACTCCGCCGTCGTCCTGCCCGCGAAATACACGCAGGCCGGGATGCTGCACCTGGCGTCGAACCTGCAGTCGGCGCCCAACAACTTCTACGCCGCCGACGGCAAGACCCCGATCGGCTACGAGGTCGACCTCGCCAAGGCCATCGGCAAGAAGCTGGGCGTCACCGTGCACCACCAGGACATGGCGTTCGGTTCGCTGATCACGAGCCTCCAGTCCGGCCGCGTCGATCTCACGATGGCCGCGATGAACGACACCAAGACGCGTCAGGCGCAGATCGATTTCGTCGATTACTTCTCCTCCGGAATCACGATCATGGTCCGCAAGGGAAACCCCGACCGGATCTCCGGCCCGGACACCTTGTGCGGCAAGAACGTCGCGGTCGTGCAGGGCACGAGCCACCAGAAGTTCGCCGAAGAACAGAACGGCAAATGCACGCAGGGCGGCAAGCCCGCGCTGACCGTGACCGCGACGGACAGCGACACCCAGAACCAGAACCAGCTCCGCACCGGGCGGGTCGCCGCCATCCTCAACGACCTGCCCAGTGCGGTCTACATCTCGCGGACCGCGGGCGAGGGCAAGTTCTTCGAGGTCGTCCCCGGCGAGCCGCTCAACGGCGGGCCGTACGGCATCGGCGTCAACAAGGAGAACAAGCCGCTGGCCGAGGCCGTCCAGAAGGCGCTGCAGTCCCTGATCGCCGACGGCGGCTACGGCAAGATCCTCCAGGCCTGGGGCGTCGAGCAGGGCGCGGTCAAGGAGGCGAAGCTCAATGGCGGAAGCTGAACCGCTGCCGATCGTCCGGCTGAGGCACTGGGGCCGCTGGGTCAGCGCCGTCGTCATCCTCGTGCTGCTGGTCCTGCTCGGGATCGCGCTCGGGAACGCCCAGATCCAGTGGGATTCCGTCCCGGAGTTCCTGTGGTACCGGGTGATGGCGGTCGGTCTGCTCAACACCGTGCTGCTCGCGGTGATCGCGCAGGGTTCGGCGATCGTCATCGGGATCGTGATCGCCCTGATGCGCCGGTCGGCGAATCCGGTGGCGCGCTGGTTCGCGGCAGGCTACATCTGGCTGTTCCGCGGACTTCCGGTGCTGCTGCAGATCCTGATCTGGTACAACCTGGCGCTGGTCTTCGAGTTCATCTCGATCCCGCTGCCGTTCGGCGGATACCTGCTGCACGAGCAGACCAACGTGCTGATCACCGCGTTCACCGCGGCGCTGCTCGGCTTGGCGCTCAACGAAAGCGCGTACATGGCGGAGATCGTCCGCGCCGGGCTGAACAGTGTCGACAGTGGACAGACGGAGGCGGCGAAGTCGATCGGGATGTCGCCCGGCGCGACGCTGCGCCGGGTGGTGCTGCCGCAGGCGATGCGGGTGATCATCCCGCCGACCGGCAACGACTTCATCAACATGCTCAAGGGGACGTCGATGGCGTCGGTGATCGGCGTGACCGAACTGATCCACGCCGCGAACAACATCTCGTCCAACAACCTGCTGGTGATGGAAACGCTGCTGGCCGCCGCGGTCTGGTACATGGTCGTGGTGACCGTCGCCGGGGTCGGGCAGCACTATCTGGAACGGGCCTTCGACTCCGAAGACCGGTCGCGAAGTCCGTTCTCCCGTGCCGCCAAGGCTTTGCGCACCGCGCCGCTGGTGAGGAGTGAACGTGGCTGA
Proteins encoded in this region:
- a CDS encoding ABC transporter substrate-binding protein; the encoded protein is MPSTPHTQTRTWRLAVLTGLAALVTAACGGGPDGAGGQEPAAPGAPAAIPDTTALIESVQKDSAVVLPAKYTQAGMLHLASNLQSAPNNFYAADGKTPIGYEVDLAKAIGKKLGVTVHHQDMAFGSLITSLQSGRVDLTMAAMNDTKTRQAQIDFVDYFSSGITIMVRKGNPDRISGPDTLCGKNVAVVQGTSHQKFAEEQNGKCTQGGKPALTVTATDSDTQNQNQLRTGRVAAILNDLPSAVYISRTAGEGKFFEVVPGEPLNGGPYGIGVNKENKPLAEAVQKALQSLIADGGYGKILQAWGVEQGAVKEAKLNGGS
- a CDS encoding amino acid ABC transporter permease, with amino-acid sequence MAEAEPLPIVRLRHWGRWVSAVVILVLLVLLGIALGNAQIQWDSVPEFLWYRVMAVGLLNTVLLAVIAQGSAIVIGIVIALMRRSANPVARWFAAGYIWLFRGLPVLLQILIWYNLALVFEFISIPLPFGGYLLHEQTNVLITAFTAALLGLALNESAYMAEIVRAGLNSVDSGQTEAAKSIGMSPGATLRRVVLPQAMRVIIPPTGNDFINMLKGTSMASVIGVTELIHAANNISSNNLLVMETLLAAAVWYMVVVTVAGVGQHYLERAFDSEDRSRSPFSRAAKALRTAPLVRSERG